In Agelaius phoeniceus isolate bAgePho1 chromosome 18, bAgePho1.hap1, whole genome shotgun sequence, one genomic interval encodes:
- the CCDC92 gene encoding coiled-coil domain-containing protein 92, whose translation MATSTLENQLQSAQKNLLFLQREHTNTLKGLHAELRRLQQRCTDLTYELTVKSSDSSESGGSRSDELKSKCKDLEAQLKIKEAENTELLKELEQKNAMIMVLENTIKEREKKYLEELKMKSHKLNMLSSELEQRASTIAYLTSQLHAAKKKLMSASGTSEGTPSGSPVLSSYKPSPPKDKLPETPRRRMKKSLSTPLNPEFEEAYRIGSESRKLVLREPVDAMPDPTPFLLARETAEVHLIKERPLVIPPIPSDRAPGESHSPAREKPHKAHVGVAHRIHHAAPAQPPQEVETLAVDQVHGSKVVRKHSGTDRTV comes from the exons ATGGCCACCTCCACCCTGGAGAACCAGCTGCAGAGTGCCCAGAAGaacctgctgttcctgcagcggGAGCACACCAACACCCTGAAGGGGCTGCACGCGGAGCTGCGCCGCCTGCAGCAGCGCTGCACAG atttAACCTATGAGCTGACTGTAAAGAGTTCAGATTCATCAG AAAGTGGTGGTTCAAGAAGCGATGAACTCAAAAGTAAGTGCAAAGATCTTGAAGCTCAACTGAAAATCAAAGAAGCTGAAAACACTGAATTGTTGAAAGAACTTGAACAAAAGAATGCGATGATAATGGTGCTGGAAAACACtattaaagaaagagaaaagaagtatTTGGAAGagttaaaaatgaaaagccATAAGCTCAATATGTTGTCCAGTGAACTGGAGCAGAGAGCGAGCACGATTGCCTATCTGACCTCTCAGCTGCACGCGGCCAAGAAGAAGCTGATGAGTGCCAGCGGGACTTCGGAGGGGACCCCCTCTGGCAGCCCCGTGCTGTCCAGCTACAAACCATCCCCTCCCAAGGACAAACTGCCCGAGACGCCGCGGCGCAGGATGAAGAAGAGCCTGTCCACGCCACTGAACCCCGAGTTCGAAGAGGCCTACAGAATAGGCTCGGAGAGCCGCAAGCTGGTGCTGCGAGAGCCCGTGGATGCCATGCCCGATCCCACGCCCTTCCTGCTGGCCAGGGAGACGGCAGAGGTGCATCTGATCAAGGAGAGGCCGTTGGTGATCCCACCGATCCCTTCGGATCGCGCGCCCGGCGAGTCCCACAGCCCCGCCCGCGAGAAGCCGCACAAGGCACACGTCGGGGTCGCTCATCGCATCCACCACGCCGCGCCCGCACAGCCCCCGCAGGAGGTGGAGACCCTGGCGGTGGATCAGGTCCATGGAAGCAAAGTGGTCAGAAAGCACTCGGGGACAGACAGAACTGTCTGA